In the genome of Candidatus Ruthia magnifica str. Cm (Calyptogena magnifica), one region contains:
- a CDS encoding BolA family protein — MTLEEIQAKIQMGIKNSTVTMGGDGCSCSTKVVSSIFEGMPLLARQKMVLAVMNEEITNGTLHALSIKTRTPEEDV, encoded by the coding sequence ATGACGTTAGAAGAGATTCAAGCAAAAATTCAAATGGGTATAAAAAATTCAACAGTTACCATGGGGGGTGATGGTTGTAGTTGTTCAACAAAAGTGGTTTCATCAATTTTTGAGGGGATGCCACTATTAGCTAGGCAAAAAATGGTACTTGCTGTTATGAATGAAGAAATTACCAACGGTACACTTCATGCGCTTAGTATTAAAACACGTACGCCAGAAGAGGATGTTTAA
- a CDS encoding CPXCG motif-containing cysteine-rich protein: protein MIVLSLIKDYIEDCSVYCYPINIIIDIDFNQQVRFTSDV from the coding sequence TTGATTGTTCTGAGTCTAATCAAAGACTATATAGAAGATTGTTCAGTTTATTGTTATCCAATTAATATTATTATTGATATAGACTTTAATCAACAAGTGCGTTTTACAAGTGACGTATGA
- a CDS encoding DEAD/DEAH box helicase: MDFSKLGLSDSILKAIEQQGYREPSLIQAQAIPAILEGKDVMAAAQTGTGKTAGFILPILEILSKCSPIKFNQVRMLILTPTRELAAQVSDSVTIYGKYLSFKSSVVFGGVKINPQMRKLRDGVDILVATPGRLLDLYSKNAVKFDTLEIIVFDEADRMLDMGFIHDIKRILKILPQKKQTLMFSATFSNDIRILAKSLVNNPVEISVTPRNSTVKTVKQWIHPVDKFKKQALLIYLIQEHSWYQVLVFSRTKHGANRIATQLEKKKISATVIHGNKSQGARTRALADFKNAKVNVLVATDIAARGIDIDQLPHVVNFDLPRVPEDYVHRIGRTGRAGSKGEAISLVSVDEAKQLFDIERLIQNKLDRIMVEGFVPEYNLPESGKKILSPKTKKNKNYNKLKYGKNRNSKKNKLNNKKGFLDSKFNKKSTRKII; encoded by the coding sequence ATGGATTTTTCAAAATTAGGCTTGTCTGATTCAATTCTTAAAGCCATAGAACAACAAGGATACAGAGAGCCATCATTAATACAAGCTCAAGCTATTCCAGCTATTTTAGAAGGCAAAGATGTCATGGCTGCCGCCCAAACTGGCACGGGTAAAACAGCAGGATTTATCCTGCCTATTCTTGAAATATTATCAAAATGTAGTCCTATAAAATTCAATCAGGTTCGTATGCTAATCCTAACTCCTACGCGTGAATTAGCCGCACAAGTCAGCGATAGTGTAACGATTTATGGTAAATATTTATCGTTTAAATCAAGCGTGGTGTTTGGAGGTGTAAAGATTAATCCACAAATGCGAAAGTTACGTGACGGCGTTGATATTTTAGTTGCTACACCAGGACGGTTATTAGATTTATATTCTAAAAATGCAGTGAAATTTGATACGTTAGAAATCATTGTATTTGATGAAGCAGATAGAATGCTAGATATGGGATTTATTCATGATATTAAACGAATTCTAAAGATTTTACCGCAAAAAAAACAAACACTCATGTTTTCAGCCACTTTTTCTAATGATATTCGAATACTAGCAAAGAGTCTGGTTAACAACCCCGTAGAAATATCAGTTACTCCGAGAAATTCCACTGTTAAAACTGTAAAGCAGTGGATTCATCCTGTTGATAAATTTAAAAAGCAAGCGCTATTAATATACCTTATTCAAGAACATAGTTGGTATCAGGTGCTGGTATTTAGCCGCACTAAACATGGTGCAAATCGAATTGCTACTCAATTAGAAAAGAAAAAAATTAGTGCAACTGTTATTCATGGCAACAAAAGTCAAGGTGCACGCACAAGAGCCTTGGCAGATTTTAAAAATGCTAAGGTGAACGTGTTAGTAGCAACTGATATTGCAGCAAGGGGTATTGATATTGACCAATTGCCACATGTCGTTAACTTTGACCTACCACGTGTGCCAGAAGATTATGTACATCGTATTGGTCGTACTGGTCGTGCTGGTTCAAAAGGTGAAGCAATTTCATTAGTTAGTGTTGATGAAGCTAAGCAATTATTTGATATTGAACGTCTCATTCAAAATAAATTAGATCGTATAATGGTAGAAGGATTTGTGCCAGAGTACAATTTGCCAGAATCTGGTAAAAAAATATTATCACCAAAAACCAAAAAAAATAAGAATTATAATAAGCTTAAATACGGTAAAAATAGGAATTCTAAAAAAAACAAATTAAACAATAAAAAAGGTTTTTTGGATAGTAAGTTCAATAAAAAATCCACAAGAAAAATAATATGA
- a CDS encoding MBOAT family O-acyltransferase, protein MLFNSYEFIFVFLPITFFIYFYLNHKRLTEASKGFLVCSSLFFYSWWNVAYLPIILSSMVFNYVIGRSLNKTCKNKSKGFSKKSILIFGIVFNLSLLGYFKYTDFLIENFNLAFGSNAELLQLALPLAISFFTSQQIAYLVDSYRQETKEYDFLNYVLFVTFFPQLIAGPIVHHKEMMPQFANTRNKVKNYRNIAMGLFIFSIGLFKKVVIADTFAVWATQGFDVATTLNLFEAWATSLSYTFQLYFDFSGYTDMAIGLALLFNIRLPVNFNSPYKATDIQDFWRRWHMTLSRFMRDYVYIPLGGNKKGKFRTYNNLMATFVIGGLWHGAGWTFIFWGFLHGLALMVQRFWSKLGFKLWIWLAWLITFNFVNIAWVFFRAREWDDAVKVLGSMFSLDNIVIKETFSNKLNFLSEYNIQFGEVMKMTNDGSDVIKWIIFGFILILVFKNSLEKTNKFKSNIWHLLIHVIVLFTALTSLNTVSEFLYFNF, encoded by the coding sequence ATGCTTTTTAACTCATATGAGTTTATCTTTGTTTTTTTACCGATAACCTTCTTTATATATTTCTACCTAAATCACAAAAGGCTCACAGAGGCTTCAAAAGGATTTTTAGTATGTAGCAGCTTATTCTTCTACAGTTGGTGGAATGTCGCTTACCTGCCAATCATACTATCATCAATGGTATTTAACTATGTTATTGGTAGAAGCCTTAATAAGACGTGTAAAAATAAGAGTAAAGGGTTTTCAAAAAAATCAATTCTAATTTTTGGTATTGTTTTCAATCTCTCATTGCTTGGTTATTTTAAATATACTGATTTTTTAATAGAAAACTTTAATCTTGCTTTTGGCTCCAACGCCGAACTTTTACAATTAGCGCTACCGTTGGCAATCTCATTCTTTACCTCTCAACAAATAGCCTACTTAGTTGATAGCTACAGGCAAGAAACTAAAGAATATGACTTCTTAAACTACGTACTATTCGTAACATTCTTTCCGCAGTTAATTGCAGGTCCAATTGTTCATCATAAAGAGATGATGCCGCAGTTTGCGAATACTAGAAACAAAGTAAAGAATTACCGAAACATTGCAATGGGGCTGTTCATATTCTCAATTGGCTTATTCAAGAAGGTTGTTATTGCTGATACTTTTGCAGTGTGGGCAACTCAAGGTTTTGACGTGGCAACAACTTTAAACCTATTTGAAGCATGGGCAACATCCTTATCGTACACATTCCAACTATATTTTGATTTTAGTGGTTATACAGATATGGCAATCGGCTTGGCTTTATTGTTTAATATCAGACTTCCTGTTAACTTCAACAGTCCGTACAAGGCTACCGACATCCAGGACTTTTGGAGAAGGTGGCATATGACCTTAAGCAGGTTCATGCGAGACTATGTATACATACCTCTTGGTGGCAACAAAAAGGGTAAATTTAGAACCTATAACAATCTAATGGCAACCTTTGTAATAGGTGGACTTTGGCATGGCGCAGGATGGACTTTTATATTCTGGGGGTTCCTGCATGGGCTAGCTCTAATGGTTCAAAGATTTTGGAGTAAGTTAGGCTTCAAACTTTGGATTTGGTTGGCTTGGTTAATTACTTTTAATTTTGTCAATATTGCTTGGGTATTTTTTAGAGCAAGAGAATGGGATGATGCTGTTAAGGTTTTAGGGTCAATGTTTAGTTTGGATAATATTGTCATAAAAGAAACATTTTCTAATAAATTAAATTTTTTATCTGAATATAACATTCAATTTGGTGAAGTTATGAAGATGACTAATGATGGCTCTGATGTTATAAAGTGGATAATTTTTGGCTTTATATTGATATTAGTATTCAAAAATTCTCTGGAAAAAACAAATAAATTCAAGTCAAATATATGGCATCTACTTATCCATGTTATCGTGCTATTTACTGCGTTAACATCACTTAATACAGTATCAGAATTTTTATACTTTAATTTTTAG
- the tyrS gene encoding tyrosine--tRNA ligase: MEIEQALAIFTRGADETLPLDELKKKLKKSKPLRIKTGFDPTAPDLHLGHTILINKLKQLQDLGHEILFLIGDFTAMIGDPTGKSKTRPPLSREQIQENAKSYTKQVFKILDKDKTTVVFNSQWMDKMTSMEFIQLASKQTVAKMLEHDNFSKRYKSGQAISIHEFLYPLVQGNDSVELKSDVEIGGTDQKFNLLVGRELQKQAGQEQQVILTMPILEGLDGVQKMSKSLNNYIGIDDTPDEMFGKIMSISDELMWRYFELLSFQSLKVITDLKQAMMQGKNPRDIKFILADEIITRFHNIDTAKQMQQNFIDRFSKNQMPDEMDKFSFKAGIKIANLLKDTGLCSSTSNAYQMINQGGAKINGKKITDKNLELETGTNIYQVGKRKFARVTIQ, encoded by the coding sequence ATGGAAATAGAGCAAGCACTGGCTATTTTTACGCGTGGCGCTGATGAGACATTACCACTTGATGAACTCAAGAAAAAACTTAAAAAAAGTAAGCCACTGCGCATAAAAACAGGCTTTGATCCAACTGCGCCTGATTTACATTTAGGACACACAATTTTAATCAACAAACTCAAGCAATTACAAGATTTAGGGCATGAAATATTGTTTTTAATTGGCGATTTCACCGCCATGATTGGCGACCCAACAGGCAAGAGTAAAACTCGCCCGCCACTTTCACGAGAACAGATTCAAGAAAACGCTAAAAGCTACACTAAACAAGTATTCAAAATCTTGGATAAAGACAAAACCACAGTTGTGTTTAACTCACAATGGATGGACAAAATGACATCAATGGAATTTATCCAACTCGCTAGTAAACAAACAGTCGCTAAAATGTTAGAACACGATAATTTTTCCAAACGCTATAAATCAGGGCAAGCTATTTCTATCCACGAATTCTTATACCCATTGGTTCAAGGCAATGATTCTGTTGAACTAAAAAGCGATGTAGAAATCGGTGGTACGGATCAAAAATTTAACTTATTAGTAGGCAGAGAATTACAAAAACAAGCAGGACAAGAGCAACAAGTTATCCTCACCATGCCGATTTTAGAAGGTTTGGATGGCGTGCAAAAAATGTCAAAATCCTTAAACAACTACATCGGTATTGACGATACACCTGACGAGATGTTTGGAAAAATTATGTCAATTTCTGATGAGTTAATGTGGCGTTATTTTGAGTTACTCAGCTTCCAAAGTTTAAAGGTAATTACTGATTTAAAACAAGCAATGATGCAAGGTAAAAATCCAAGAGATATTAAATTTATCCTAGCTGATGAGATTATCACCCGCTTTCATAATATTGATACCGCCAAACAAATGCAGCAAAATTTTATTGATCGCTTTAGTAAAAATCAAATGCCTGATGAAATGGATAAATTCAGTTTTAAAGCCGGTATAAAAATTGCTAATTTACTCAAAGATACTGGACTTTGCTCCAGCACCTCAAACGCCTACCAAATGATTAACCAAGGTGGTGCCAAAATCAATGGTAAAAAAATCACAGACAAAAACCTTGAACTAGAAACTGGTACAAATATTTATCAAGTAGGCAAACGTAAATTCGCAAGAGTGACAATTCAATAA
- a CDS encoding glutamate-5-semialdehyde dehydrogenase, with amino-acid sequence MDSIKNLIVTLGENAKNAAKTLRCATTVAKNNTLINIASQIDQNRASIFKANNQDLVNGKNKGLETTLLDRLMLDEERLNGVIESLNQIINLPDPIGEITDLKYQPSGIQVGKMRVPLGVLGIIYESRPNVTIDAAALCLKSGNSVILRGGSEAIHSNYALYTCVRQGIKQAGLNENCAQLINTQNHEAVIELVKASDYVDAIIPRGGKGLVEAISNSAKTPVIKHLNGICHTYIDKDADKKKAISIAFNAKTRRYGVCNATETLLVHACAVSRILPKLIAQYLTKGVELRGCKETLKLSNKIIAATEKDWNTEYLDAILSIRIVNSMSEAIKHIDKHGSGHTESIVSENYTRSRRFITEVDSASVMINASTGFADGFEYGLGAEIGISTDKFHVRGPVGLEGLTSQKFIVLGDGHIRQ; translated from the coding sequence ATGGACTCAATAAAAAATTTAATCGTTACACTAGGTGAAAATGCAAAAAATGCTGCAAAAACATTACGTTGCGCTACAACGGTGGCTAAAAATAATACACTAATTAATATTGCTAGTCAAATTGACCAAAATAGAGCAAGCATATTTAAAGCTAACAATCAAGACCTTGTCAATGGCAAAAATAAAGGGTTGGAAACGACTCTACTTGATAGGCTCATGCTTGATGAAGAACGTCTTAATGGCGTTATTGAAAGTTTGAATCAAATTATAAATCTACCCGACCCTATTGGTGAAATTACAGATTTAAAATATCAACCGAGTGGTATTCAAGTAGGCAAGATGCGCGTACCACTTGGTGTATTAGGAATTATTTATGAATCTAGACCTAATGTCACTATTGATGCTGCAGCACTTTGTTTAAAATCAGGCAATAGTGTCATTTTACGTGGCGGATCAGAAGCCATACACTCCAATTATGCGCTTTATACCTGTGTCAGGCAAGGCATAAAACAAGCAGGACTTAATGAAAATTGCGCACAACTCATTAACACTCAAAATCATGAAGCTGTTATTGAGTTGGTTAAAGCAAGTGATTATGTTGATGCTATTATCCCTAGAGGCGGTAAAGGCTTGGTTGAAGCCATTAGTAACAGTGCCAAAACACCTGTTATCAAGCATTTAAATGGTATTTGTCACACTTACATTGATAAAGATGCCGATAAAAAAAAAGCCATCAGCATTGCCTTTAATGCTAAAACGCGCCGTTATGGTGTATGCAATGCCACTGAAACCTTACTAGTACACGCCTGTGCAGTAAGCAGAATACTACCCAAGTTGATTGCACAATACTTAACAAAAGGAGTGGAATTACGCGGCTGTAAAGAGACTCTAAAACTATCAAATAAAATCATCGCAGCCACAGAAAAAGATTGGAATACAGAATATTTAGATGCAATTTTATCCATCCGTATTGTCAATTCAATGAGTGAGGCCATTAAACATATTGATAAGCATGGTTCAGGTCACACTGAATCAATCGTGAGTGAGAATTACACTCGTTCGCGCCGTTTTATCACCGAAGTAGATTCTGCTTCAGTCATGATTAATGCTTCTACTGGCTTTGCCGATGGCTTTGAATATGGTTTAGGTGCAGAAATTGGTATCAGTACTGACAAATTCCACGTACGTGGTCCTGTTGGCTTGGAAGGATTAACTTCACAAAAATTTATCGTCTTAGGTGACGGGCATATTAGACAATAA